From one Triticum urartu cultivar G1812 chromosome 3, Tu2.1, whole genome shotgun sequence genomic stretch:
- the LOC125549318 gene encoding WAT1-related protein At1g68170-like yields the protein MNSALPVLSSAHPAAGAANSRRLPSPALHAASTGYADNNRGLVSRSAANASKVCAFPGEDTDTAAVEVQGSSRWKPALCVILVELFNTGTILLGKVALDGGMFVFSLLCYRSMLAAIFIMPFALFFESGKWRELDIKTLGWLFINAFVGYSLPMALYYYGLRDTPASYAVIFSSLTPLFTFILSIILGMEKLRLKSKVGSAKVIGALVCFGGALLISLYKGKELHLWSPIIRVTPKDSNGASGKHHLRGTLILFGAFSSYALWYPIQVKVLKVYPWKHWSSVLTCVLGGVQTFAVGIIMSRHKLAWQIGWNIQLLTIVYSAALGTAAKYWLNLYAVEKRGPVFPAMFSTLSTIFIIVLGTLLLGESLTVGSLLGSALVLGGLYIYLYGKANEQHAMKASVTGMQKEEDKEIQQSGVAATTEERPHPVLLESSVIQLDEELDAGVSK from the exons ATGAACAGTGCGCTGCCCGTCCTCTCCTCCGCTCACCCTGCCGCCGGAGCTGCCAACTCGCGCCGGCTTCCCTCTCCGGCCCTCCACGCGGCCTCGACGGGATATGCTGACAACAACCGGGGCCTAGTCAGCCGCAGTGCTGCAAATGCAAGCAAAGTATGCGCCTTCCCAGGCGAGGACACGGACACCGCCGCCGTGGAGGTCCAAG GAAGCAGCAGATGGAAACCAGCTCTGTGCGTGATTCTTGTGGAGCTGTTCAACACAGGGACTATACTGCTAGGCAAGGTCGCACTTGATGGTGGCATGTTTGTCTTCTCCTTGCTGTGTTATCGAAGTATGCTTGCTGCTATTTTCATCATGCCGTTTGCTCTATTCTTCGAAAG TGGGAAGTGGAGGGAATTGGATATCAAGACTCTTGGGTGGCTCTTCATCAATGCTTTTGTCGG ATATTCGTTGCCCATGGCTTTGTACTACTATGGATTACGGGACACACCTGCCTCCTATGCTGTGATCTTCTCAAGTTTGACTCCACTTTTCACCTTTATCTTGTCCATAATACTTGG CATGGAGAAGTTGCGCCTAAAATCCAAGGTCGGCAGTGCGAAAGTGATTGGAGCACTGGTTTGTTTTGGTGGGGCTCTACTAATAAGTCTTTACAAAGGAAAAGAATTGCATCTCTGGTCTCCAATTATAAGAGTGACACCaaaagattctaatggagcttctgGAAAGCATCATTTGAGGGGCACCTTGATTTTGTTTGGTGCTTTCAGCAGCTATGCACTTTGGTACCCTATACAG GTGAAAGTTTTGAAGGTGTATCCATGGAAACATTGGTCCTCTGTGCTGACCTGCGTTCTGGGTGGTGTGCAAACTTTCGCCGTCGGAATAATTATGAGCAGGCATAAACTTGCCTGGCAAATAGGATGGAACATTCAACTACTAACCATTGTCTACTCA GCCGCACTTGGCACAGCAGCCAAGTATTGGCTGAACCTATATGCTGTTGAAAAGCGGGGGCCAGTTTTTCCAGCCATGTTCAGCACCTTATCGACGATCTTCATCATTGTTTTAGGAACACTGTTGCTAGGCGAAAGCCTCACTGTTGGGAG CTTGTTGGGTAGTGCTTTAGTTTTAGGAGGTCTATACATATACCTCTATGGAAAGGCCAATGAACAACACGCGATGAAGGCATCGGTTACAG GGATGCAAAAAGAGGAGGACAAAGAGATTCAGCAGTCCGGTGTGGCCGCGACGACTGAGGAGAGGCCACACCCTGTGCTGTTAGAGAGCTCCGTTATCCAGCTGGATGAGGAGCTGGACGCAGGGGTCTCCAAGTGA